The proteins below come from a single Zhouia spongiae genomic window:
- a CDS encoding DNA translocase FtsK codes for MAREKKKTKNNTASTKKISGFTFSKKQKIIFGSLLMLLSIAFLMAFISYFFTWQQDQSILSEFANRNAEAKNWLSKFGASIGHLFIYKGFGISSVAIPVLMFITGGHFFLNLEKKNLYNRWFWGILTILWFSILFGFFAEKEPLLGGVMGYELNDFLQSYIGKLGIVLLLTFTFVTYTVLRWGATPEKVFNFFKSVKKELAFELNSKKNAPVTEERQETVKHEIRNIDNGNFNSQNITPPVATDVPDVIIEDSFEVKLAKEEQETVTAEVKIEQEAESDNSHLQIQVEKIEEEKEETDILSERLVKDFGEFDPKLELNHYKFPTLELLKDHGGNTGITINQEELEENKNTIVRTLKDYKIEISQIKATIGPTVTLYEIVPSAGVRISKIKNLEDDIALSLAALGIRIIAPIPGKGTIGIEVPNKNPSIVSMRSVIASSRFQKAEMELPIAFGKTISNETFVVDLAKMPHLLMAGATGQGKSVGLNAILTSLLYKKHPAEIKFVLVDPKKVELTLFNKIERHFLAKLPDSEDAIITDNTKVINTLNSLCIEMDNRYELLKNAMVRNIKEYNTKFKARKLNPNDGHKFLPYIVLVVDEFADLIMTAGKEVETPIARLAQLARAIGIHLIIATQRPSVNVITGIIKANFPARVAFRVTSKIDSRTILDSPGADQLIGRGDMLYTQGNDIVRLQCAFVDTPEVEKITDYIGSQRAYPEAFMLPEYIGEESGTGIDVDISERDNLFNEAAEVIVTAQQGSASLLQRKLKLGYNRAGRLIDQLEAAGIVGPFEGSKARQVLIPDIVSLHELLENEKKQ; via the coding sequence ATGGCCAGAGAAAAGAAGAAAACTAAAAATAATACCGCTTCCACTAAAAAAATATCCGGATTTACATTCTCAAAAAAGCAAAAAATCATTTTTGGCAGCCTGTTGATGCTTTTAAGTATTGCATTCCTCATGGCTTTTATTTCCTACTTCTTTACATGGCAACAAGACCAGAGTATCCTTTCTGAATTTGCCAACAGAAATGCAGAAGCAAAGAACTGGCTCAGTAAATTTGGAGCATCTATTGGTCATTTGTTTATTTACAAAGGGTTTGGAATTTCTTCAGTAGCCATTCCTGTTCTTATGTTTATCACGGGCGGACATTTTTTCCTGAATCTGGAAAAGAAAAATCTATACAACCGCTGGTTTTGGGGAATCCTGACCATTTTATGGTTTTCAATACTCTTCGGTTTTTTTGCCGAAAAAGAACCTTTGTTAGGCGGGGTGATGGGGTATGAACTCAATGACTTTCTACAATCATACATAGGCAAACTGGGGATTGTACTACTTCTCACTTTTACCTTTGTTACTTATACCGTATTAAGATGGGGAGCTACACCGGAAAAAGTTTTTAATTTCTTTAAGTCTGTGAAAAAAGAACTGGCTTTTGAATTGAATTCTAAAAAAAATGCTCCTGTAACAGAAGAGAGACAAGAAACTGTAAAGCATGAGATCCGTAATATAGACAATGGTAATTTTAATAGTCAAAATATTACGCCTCCGGTAGCAACAGACGTACCGGATGTTATTATTGAAGACTCTTTTGAAGTGAAACTGGCTAAAGAAGAGCAAGAAACTGTTACCGCTGAGGTTAAAATTGAACAAGAAGCAGAAAGTGATAACAGTCACCTCCAAATACAGGTAGAGAAGATTGAGGAAGAAAAAGAAGAAACCGACATTCTCTCTGAACGCCTTGTAAAAGATTTTGGAGAATTTGACCCTAAACTAGAATTAAATCACTACAAGTTCCCTACCCTGGAGCTCCTGAAAGATCATGGCGGTAATACCGGCATCACTATCAACCAGGAAGAACTGGAGGAAAATAAAAACACTATTGTACGTACCCTTAAGGACTATAAAATCGAAATCTCCCAAATAAAAGCCACCATCGGGCCTACGGTTACGTTATATGAGATTGTTCCTTCAGCAGGTGTTCGGATTTCTAAAATCAAGAACCTGGAAGATGATATCGCTTTATCGCTGGCTGCTTTAGGCATCAGGATCATAGCGCCGATACCCGGAAAAGGGACTATAGGTATCGAAGTCCCTAATAAAAACCCTTCTATAGTATCGATGCGCTCCGTTATTGCTTCCTCAAGGTTTCAAAAAGCAGAAATGGAACTCCCGATAGCCTTTGGTAAAACCATAAGCAATGAAACGTTTGTGGTCGACCTTGCCAAAATGCCCCATTTATTGATGGCGGGTGCTACCGGACAAGGTAAATCGGTTGGTTTAAATGCTATTCTGACCTCCCTCCTATACAAAAAACATCCGGCAGAAATTAAATTTGTATTGGTAGATCCTAAGAAAGTTGAATTAACACTTTTCAATAAGATCGAGCGACATTTTCTGGCTAAGTTACCAGACAGCGAGGACGCTATTATTACAGACAACACAAAGGTTATCAATACACTGAATTCACTTTGTATTGAAATGGACAATCGTTACGAACTCTTAAAAAATGCAATGGTTCGTAACATCAAAGAATACAATACCAAATTCAAGGCCCGTAAACTGAACCCAAATGACGGGCATAAGTTTTTACCATACATTGTACTGGTTGTCGATGAATTTGCCGACCTGATTATGACCGCCGGAAAAGAAGTCGAAACACCTATTGCGCGTCTGGCTCAGTTGGCTCGTGCTATCGGTATTCACCTGATCATTGCTACGCAACGCCCTTCCGTAAATGTTATTACAGGTATCATCAAAGCCAACTTCCCTGCCAGGGTTGCCTTTAGAGTTACTTCGAAGATTGATTCCAGGACTATTCTGGATTCACCGGGAGCTGATCAGCTTATCGGACGTGGAGACATGCTTTACACCCAGGGAAATGATATTGTTCGCTTGCAATGTGCTTTTGTAGACACCCCTGAAGTTGAAAAAATAACGGATTATATAGGCTCGCAGAGAGCTTACCCTGAAGCATTTATGCTCCCGGAATATATCGGGGAAGAATCTGGCACAGGTATTGATGTAGATATATCCGAACGCGATAACCTATTTAACGAAGCGGCAGAAGTTATTGTTACGGCCCAGCAAGGGTCGGCATCCTTATTACAGAGGAAACTAAAATTAGGATATAACCGGGCCGGAAGGCTTATTGATCAGCTAGAGGCTGCCGGAATTGTAGGTCCGTTTGAAGGAAGCAAGGCACGACAGGTGTTAATACCAGATATTGTATCTTTGCATGAATTGTTAGAAAATGAAAAAAAACAATAA
- a CDS encoding aminotransferase class I/II-fold pyridoxal phosphate-dependent enzyme produces the protein MKYNPADKIQDLQYFGEFGGVNPSISDSSTYTFLSAKTMFDTFEGNTEGCYLYSRHSSPSNLYLGEALAAMEGTGTANVTASGMGAITSVILQLCGTGHHIVSSRTIYGGTYAFMKNFLPKLNINTSFVDITKLETVEAAITPDTKILYCEAISNPLLEVADIEGLSKIARKHNIPLVVDNTFSPLSIAPAKLGADVVIHSLTKFINGSSDCVGGVVCGSAEFCLSLKDVNDGAGMLLGSTMDSLRGASILKNMRTLHIRIKKHSENAHYLAAQFEKDGLKVCYPGLPSHPGHELMKKQLNDEYGYGGMVTIDVGSLEKANELMELMQERNLGYLAVSLGFYKTLFSAPGTSTSSEIPEEEQTEMGLTDGLIRFSIGLDNDIKRTYSLMKACMQELNIL, from the coding sequence ATGAAATATAACCCGGCAGATAAAATTCAGGATTTACAGTATTTCGGCGAATTTGGCGGAGTCAACCCTTCTATTTCCGATTCGTCGACATATACATTCTTATCGGCGAAAACCATGTTTGATACCTTTGAAGGAAATACAGAAGGGTGTTATTTATATTCCAGGCACTCCTCTCCTTCTAACTTGTATCTGGGAGAAGCTTTAGCTGCTATGGAAGGTACCGGAACAGCGAATGTTACAGCCAGTGGAATGGGGGCCATTACCTCGGTTATTTTACAACTTTGCGGCACGGGTCATCATATAGTGTCCAGCAGAACTATTTATGGTGGTACCTATGCATTTATGAAGAATTTTTTACCGAAACTGAATATTAATACCTCTTTTGTTGATATTACCAAACTGGAGACGGTAGAAGCAGCCATTACTCCTGATACGAAAATACTTTACTGTGAAGCTATCAGTAATCCTTTATTAGAAGTAGCTGATATTGAAGGCTTGTCTAAAATTGCCAGGAAGCATAACATTCCCCTGGTTGTTGATAACACCTTTTCTCCATTGAGTATAGCTCCGGCAAAACTCGGTGCTGATGTTGTTATACACAGCCTGACAAAATTTATAAACGGCAGTAGCGATTGTGTAGGCGGGGTTGTTTGTGGATCTGCTGAATTCTGCCTGAGTCTGAAGGATGTAAATGACGGCGCAGGCATGCTATTAGGAAGTACTATGGATAGCTTACGCGGTGCATCTATCCTGAAAAACATGCGAACGCTCCATATACGCATAAAGAAACATAGTGAAAATGCTCATTATCTGGCAGCGCAATTTGAAAAGGACGGACTTAAGGTCTGTTACCCCGGTTTGCCATCGCATCCAGGTCATGAATTAATGAAAAAGCAGTTGAATGATGAATATGGTTACGGAGGGATGGTAACCATAGATGTAGGTTCGCTGGAAAAGGCCAACGAACTCATGGAACTCATGCAAGAGAGAAACCTTGGTTACCTGGCAGTAAGTCTAGGATTTTACAAAACATTGTTCAGTGCTCCGGGCACCTCTACCTCTTCCGAAATTCCTGAAGAAGAACAAACAGAAATGGGATTAACCGACGGCTTGATCAGGTTTTCCATCGGACTGGATAATGATATTAAAAGAACGTATTCGCTCATGAAAGCGTGCATGCAAGAGCTGAATATTTTATAG
- a CDS encoding peroxiredoxin, which translates to MAFVGKKFPNIAVNAMNEMGDTFKLNVLEEAKKNNKKVLLFWYPKDFTFVCPTELHAFQAALSEFEKRDTIVIGASCDTAEVHFAWLNTEKDNGGIEGVTYPLLADSNRNLANILGILDLSNETFDEETNTYLYEGDNVTYRATYLIDEEGTVFHESINHMPLGRNVNEYLRLIDAYAHVQKNGEVCPANWEEGKTAMTADRKGVADYLSLN; encoded by the coding sequence ATGGCATTTGTAGGTAAAAAATTCCCAAATATTGCAGTAAACGCAATGAACGAAATGGGAGATACTTTTAAACTAAACGTATTAGAAGAAGCTAAGAAAAATAATAAAAAAGTATTGCTTTTCTGGTATCCAAAAGATTTCACTTTTGTTTGTCCTACAGAATTACATGCATTCCAGGCAGCCTTAAGCGAATTTGAAAAGAGAGACACTATTGTTATAGGTGCATCTTGCGACACTGCTGAAGTTCACTTTGCATGGCTGAACACCGAAAAAGATAACGGAGGTATTGAAGGTGTTACATATCCGCTGCTTGCCGACAGTAACCGCAACCTTGCCAACATCCTTGGAATATTAGACCTTTCTAACGAAACTTTCGACGAAGAAACAAACACTTACCTGTACGAAGGAGACAATGTAACATACAGAGCTACCTACCTTATCGATGAGGAAGGTACCGTATTCCACGAAAGCATTAACCATATGCCACTTGGTAGAAATGTAAACGAATACCTGAGATTGATCGATGCATACGCACACGTTCAGAAAAACGGTGAAGTATGTCCTGCTAACTGGGAAGAAGGTAAAACTGCCATGACTGCAGACAGAAAAGGTGTCGCTGATTATTTAAGCTTAAATTAA
- a CDS encoding thioredoxin family protein: protein MIQELSQDNLQEIVTENENVLVQYSAGWCGNCRIMKPKFKKFSQEHENATFVVVDAEKFPESRKLAKVDNLPTFAAFKGGELVNQVQTNKTDVLKAFVDEAANN from the coding sequence ATGATACAGGAATTATCGCAAGACAACTTGCAGGAAATAGTTACTGAAAACGAAAACGTATTGGTGCAGTATTCTGCCGGATGGTGCGGTAACTGCCGTATTATGAAACCCAAGTTTAAGAAGTTTTCGCAAGAACACGAAAATGCTACGTTTGTCGTTGTGGACGCTGAAAAGTTTCCGGAATCAAGAAAACTGGCTAAAGTAGATAACTTACCTACGTTTGCTGCCTTTAAAGGCGGGGAACTGGTAAATCAGGTACAAACAAATAAAACTGACGTATTAAAAGCCTTTGTAGATGAAGCTGCCAATAATTAA
- a CDS encoding pirin family protein, translated as MKTKKVELVVAPPAPHFVGDGFRVHNFIPGGYHLDMQRMDPFIMFDYNSKFYFPPTDRPKGVGVHPHRGFETVTIAYKGKVAHHDSTGNSGVIGEGDVQWMTAASGVLHKEYHEENFSKEGGDFQMVQLWINLPAKYKMSDPKYQGITNRQMGRYTLENNQGSVEVIAGAYRDVKGPASTFTPIHMYNLTLNEEGKALFSFPAHYNTALLVLEGSILVNGEEKAGTDRFVLFENKGEDFTVEAFNSAKVLMLSGEPIKEPIAAHGPFVMNYKAELLQAFEDYNMGKFGYLED; from the coding sequence ATGAAAACAAAAAAAGTAGAATTGGTAGTAGCCCCGCCTGCTCCACACTTTGTGGGAGATGGTTTCAGAGTTCATAACTTCATACCGGGAGGATATCATTTAGACATGCAACGAATGGATCCTTTTATCATGTTCGATTATAACTCAAAGTTTTATTTTCCGCCAACCGATCGGCCTAAAGGAGTGGGCGTACATCCCCATCGCGGATTTGAAACCGTTACTATAGCCTATAAAGGTAAAGTAGCGCATCACGACAGTACCGGAAACAGCGGAGTCATAGGTGAGGGAGATGTACAATGGATGACTGCCGCTTCCGGAGTATTACACAAGGAATATCATGAAGAGAATTTCAGTAAAGAGGGAGGTGATTTCCAGATGGTACAACTATGGATTAATTTACCGGCAAAATATAAAATGTCCGATCCGAAATACCAGGGGATTACCAACAGACAAATGGGGCGTTATACCCTTGAAAATAATCAGGGTAGTGTAGAGGTGATTGCCGGAGCGTATCGGGATGTTAAAGGCCCTGCATCAACATTTACTCCAATACATATGTATAACCTCACCTTAAATGAGGAAGGGAAAGCGCTATTTAGTTTCCCTGCTCATTATAATACAGCCTTACTGGTTTTAGAGGGAAGTATTCTGGTAAATGGTGAAGAAAAAGCAGGAACGGACAGGTTTGTATTGTTTGAAAATAAAGGAGAGGACTTTACTGTTGAAGCTTTTAATAGTGCTAAGGTATTAATGCTAAGTGGAGAGCCGATCAAAGAACCTATAGCCGCCCACGGACCGTTTGTTATGAATTACAAAGCCGAGTTGTTGCAAGCGTTTGAGGACTATAATATGGGCAAATTTGGTTATCTTGAAGATTGA
- a CDS encoding Lrp/AsnC family transcriptional regulator — MLDTTDKKLLTLLQTDAKKTNKELSNILGLSVTAVYERIRKLERNGVIDRYVALVNRDKVRKGFSVFCHIKLAQHSRDYIRVFEAKVTKLKEVLECYHVSGDYDYILKIVVDDMDTYREFMINKLTTIEHIGSTHSVFTIGEVKNTTIVEV; from the coding sequence ATGTTGGATACGACAGATAAAAAACTATTAACATTGCTACAAACAGATGCTAAGAAAACCAATAAGGAACTATCTAATATCCTGGGGCTTTCAGTAACTGCCGTTTATGAACGCATCAGGAAGTTGGAACGTAATGGGGTTATAGACCGGTATGTGGCTCTGGTAAACAGGGATAAGGTACGAAAGGGGTTTTCAGTATTTTGCCATATCAAGCTGGCGCAGCACTCCAGAGATTATATTCGTGTGTTTGAGGCAAAGGTAACCAAACTCAAAGAAGTGTTAGAGTGTTATCATGTTAGTGGAGACTATGACTACATCCTGAAAATAGTAGTAGACGACATGGACACCTATCGTGAGTTTATGATCAATAAGCTGACAACAATTGAACATATTGGGAGTACACATAGTGTTTTTACCATAGGAGAGGTTAAGAATACCACGATTGTAGAAGTCTAG
- the tpx gene encoding thiol peroxidase: protein MAQVTLKGNPINTNGNLPEKGSQAPGFQLTNTSLETVSLNDYKGKKVILNIFPSVDTGTCAASVRQFNKKASEHPDTVVLCISRDLPFAMARFCGAEGLDNVVSLSDFKTGQFGKDYGLEFTDGPLQNLLSRAVVVIDESGKVAYTEQVAETVDEPNYTSALEAVS from the coding sequence ATGGCTCAAGTAACATTAAAAGGAAATCCGATCAATACCAATGGAAATCTGCCGGAGAAGGGCTCTCAGGCTCCTGGTTTTCAACTTACCAATACCAGCCTTGAAACGGTTTCCCTAAACGATTATAAAGGCAAAAAAGTAATCCTGAACATCTTCCCGTCTGTAGATACAGGCACATGTGCAGCAAGTGTAAGGCAGTTTAACAAAAAAGCATCTGAACACCCAGACACAGTTGTTCTCTGTATTTCCCGCGATCTTCCATTCGCTATGGCCCGGTTTTGTGGAGCGGAAGGCCTCGACAATGTAGTCTCATTATCTGACTTTAAAACCGGACAATTCGGAAAAGATTACGGGCTGGAGTTCACCGACGGACCTCTACAAAACCTCTTAAGTCGTGCTGTTGTCGTCATAGACGAATCAGGAAAAGTAGCTTATACCGAGCAGGTTGCCGAAACAGTAGACGAACCTAATTATACTTCTGCCCTGGAAGCTGTTTCATAA
- the nhaC gene encoding Na+/H+ antiporter NhaC, translating into MESKDIKPQSPQDEQIITNRELNIWEALIPVFALIGMLAYNVFIYGDDALSGSNQFILLMGGAVAAIVGFFNKVSYDAMIEEVAQNVKSTTGAILILLFVGALSGTWLISGIIPSMIYYGLQILNPTIFLAACVVICAIISIATGSSWTTSATVGIALIGIGDALGISLGMTAGAVLSGAYFGDKMSPLSDTTNLAPAMAGTDLFTHIRYMSLTTVPTIVITLILFIILGFTIDTSGAPDTAGILNSIEASFNISPWLFLVPVLVIFMIIRKTQPLIALLVGTILGGVFAIIFQPDIVANIGGSNTLSFKSAYVGIMNSMTIDTAIETTNPDLNDLFSAGGMAGMLGTIWLIVCAMVFGGVMEAIGALSRITEALLKLFNTTFGLFASTVTSCLALNATASDQYLAIVVPGKMFAKAYKDKGLAPENLSRTLEDSGTVTSVLIPWNTCGAYHSKVLGVDTFAFAGYAFFNYLSPFMTLLYAALNIKIRQLSGQKEARLEDILS; encoded by the coding sequence ATGGAAAGCAAAGACATAAAGCCTCAGTCACCTCAGGATGAACAAATTATAACAAACAGAGAACTAAACATATGGGAAGCCTTGATTCCCGTCTTTGCCTTAATCGGAATGTTAGCCTATAATGTTTTTATTTACGGAGACGATGCCCTGAGTGGGTCTAATCAATTCATTCTCCTTATGGGGGGTGCTGTTGCTGCTATCGTAGGTTTTTTTAACAAGGTATCATACGACGCCATGATCGAAGAAGTGGCACAGAATGTAAAATCTACCACCGGTGCTATCCTTATCCTGCTTTTTGTAGGGGCACTTTCCGGAACCTGGCTTATAAGCGGAATTATCCCATCTATGATATATTACGGTTTACAGATTCTGAACCCGACCATCTTCTTAGCTGCTTGTGTTGTTATCTGTGCTATTATTTCTATTGCAACCGGAAGTAGCTGGACTACTTCTGCTACTGTGGGTATTGCACTGATCGGTATTGGTGATGCGCTGGGTATTTCACTGGGAATGACAGCCGGGGCGGTTTTATCAGGTGCTTATTTCGGAGATAAAATGTCTCCATTAAGTGACACCACGAACCTGGCTCCTGCCATGGCCGGCACCGACTTGTTTACTCATATCCGCTATATGTCGCTAACTACCGTACCTACTATTGTTATTACCCTTATACTTTTTATCATCCTTGGATTCACTATTGATACTTCGGGGGCTCCTGACACAGCCGGTATTTTGAATTCTATAGAAGCGTCTTTTAATATTTCCCCCTGGTTATTTTTGGTTCCGGTCCTGGTCATCTTTATGATCATCAGAAAAACCCAACCTTTAATAGCTTTGCTGGTCGGGACAATCTTAGGAGGGGTTTTTGCTATAATCTTCCAACCTGATATTGTTGCTAATATAGGAGGAAGTAATACCCTTTCATTTAAAAGTGCCTATGTCGGGATCATGAATTCCATGACGATAGATACAGCCATTGAAACTACCAATCCCGATCTGAATGACCTCTTTTCGGCCGGCGGGATGGCTGGAATGCTGGGAACCATTTGGCTTATCGTATGCGCTATGGTATTTGGAGGTGTCATGGAAGCCATTGGTGCATTAAGCAGAATAACGGAAGCTCTATTAAAGCTGTTTAACACCACATTTGGTTTATTTGCAAGCACTGTTACTTCTTGTCTGGCATTAAATGCTACGGCTTCAGACCAATACCTGGCAATTGTCGTGCCCGGAAAGATGTTTGCCAAGGCTTATAAAGATAAAGGGCTGGCTCCTGAGAATTTAAGCAGAACCCTTGAAGACTCCGGTACGGTAACTTCGGTTCTTATTCCATGGAATACCTGTGGGGCATACCATAGTAAAGTTTTAGGGGTTGATACTTTTGCTTTTGCCGGTTACGCCTTCTTTAATTACCTCAGTCCGTTCATGACATTACTCTATGCAGCATTAAATATTAAGATACGCCAATTATCGGGACAAAAAGAAGCCAGGCTTGAAGACATACTTTCATAA
- a CDS encoding diacylglycerol kinase, with protein MKNTESFLKNRIKSIGYAFKGAYLLVKTESSVQIQAAITIIVTIAGFVFNISSTEWIIQILTIGLILGVEGLNTAIEKMADFVHPDHHRKIGFIKDIAAGAVFMVAIAAVIVGLIIYLPKIILKI; from the coding sequence ATGAAGAATACAGAATCGTTTCTTAAAAACAGAATAAAAAGTATAGGATACGCCTTTAAAGGGGCGTATCTTTTAGTTAAAACGGAATCGAGCGTACAAATACAAGCTGCTATAACCATCATAGTTACCATAGCAGGATTTGTCTTTAATATTTCTTCAACAGAATGGATCATCCAGATACTTACCATCGGATTAATATTAGGAGTTGAGGGCCTTAATACGGCTATAGAAAAAATGGCTGATTTTGTGCATCCGGATCACCACAGAAAAATCGGGTTTATAAAAGATATTGCTGCCGGTGCTGTCTTTATGGTGGCTATTGCAGCCGTTATAGTGGGACTTATCATCTACCTGCCCAAAATAATTTTAAAAATATAA
- a CDS encoding DUF6952 family protein produces the protein MKLPIIKHLTTFIEENDEDFVIEAIETLESITEVPSLKDDELDVIGELISNMYGAIEVNKMKKEGLSQKEALNTFMQRVLGSIDK, from the coding sequence ATGAAGCTGCCAATAATTAAACACCTTACAACTTTTATTGAAGAAAACGATGAGGATTTTGTAATTGAGGCCATTGAAACTCTGGAGTCTATTACTGAGGTTCCTTCATTAAAAGATGACGAGCTCGATGTCATCGGAGAGCTCATTTCAAATATGTACGGTGCCATTGAGGTCAATAAAATGAAAAAGGAAGGCTTATCTCAAAAAGAGGCTCTGAATACATTTATGCAACGTGTACTTGGGTCTATTGACAAATAA